In Horticoccus luteus, the following proteins share a genomic window:
- a CDS encoding DUF4838 domain-containing protein: MGLVALAWCGAAFGRPLTVVKAGEPPALVVLPAQPNEVSRYAAEELVYHIRRATGVTLTVVREGREMPAGGARLYVGDTQAARGAGIDVQQLAREAFAFRAVADGFVIAGSDEGGEALDVSVAAGTLFGVYEWLEEVVQVRWLWPGELGTFVPIHATVVADVPDAIRAPHFVQRQVRGGLTFKSEHPTMGFSPGALEDYAHAQAVYLRRHRMGRAKNLTYRHAFTDWWEKYGAEHPEWFQLVNGKRGPTAPGRSYSMCVSNPEFQHKIVELWRERRAKDGSAASHYLNAVENGIMGLCECDNCRALDGPQPDDFLDYYARTSKMMGSHCVTDRYAKFWLAVQAEARKTDPDVTLVVYNYFNYYYFPSAAITLNDHILVGSYPSSGWYPRSPEENEWFRRQWQGWARTGAKLFSRGNYCLDGYNMPYVYAHQFADEFKFQVSTGMVATDYDALTGQWSTQGPNIYLLMRLQTRPDEDADRLLEEYYGAFGAAAAEVRAYFNYWEAYVVTQREHTSAVFDDMKASRWRSWAKVAHEVFPAASFTPAERLLAAAAAAVKDDAEAAQRVEFLRLGLVQAKLCSRVAGLLTLADPHATPERGAAALAELAAFRHAHEREWIGNFNHSAWIEDASWVWPAAKSNQSN, encoded by the coding sequence CGTGGCGCTGGCGTGGTGCGGGGCGGCCTTTGGGCGGCCGCTGACGGTGGTGAAAGCGGGAGAACCGCCGGCACTCGTGGTGCTCCCGGCGCAACCGAATGAAGTGAGCCGCTACGCCGCCGAGGAGCTGGTGTATCATATCCGGCGCGCGACAGGTGTCACGTTAACCGTGGTCCGCGAAGGCCGGGAAATGCCGGCGGGAGGCGCACGGCTCTACGTGGGCGACACGCAGGCGGCGCGCGGCGCGGGAATTGACGTGCAGCAACTGGCGCGCGAAGCATTTGCCTTCCGCGCAGTGGCCGACGGGTTTGTGATCGCGGGCTCCGACGAAGGCGGCGAGGCGCTCGATGTGAGCGTAGCGGCGGGCACTTTGTTTGGCGTTTACGAGTGGCTGGAGGAGGTCGTGCAGGTGCGCTGGCTCTGGCCGGGCGAACTGGGCACGTTCGTGCCGATTCATGCCACCGTGGTTGCCGATGTGCCCGACGCGATCCGCGCGCCGCACTTCGTGCAACGGCAAGTGCGTGGCGGCCTGACGTTCAAGAGCGAACACCCGACGATGGGCTTTTCGCCCGGCGCGTTGGAAGATTATGCGCACGCGCAGGCCGTGTATCTGCGCCGGCACCGGATGGGGCGCGCGAAGAACCTGACTTATCGGCATGCCTTCACCGATTGGTGGGAGAAATACGGAGCCGAGCACCCGGAGTGGTTTCAGTTGGTGAACGGCAAGCGCGGGCCGACGGCTCCGGGCCGGAGTTACTCCATGTGTGTTTCGAATCCGGAGTTTCAGCACAAGATCGTCGAATTGTGGCGGGAGCGCAGAGCGAAGGATGGCTCCGCCGCGTCGCACTATCTCAACGCCGTCGAGAACGGCATCATGGGCCTGTGCGAGTGCGATAATTGCCGAGCGCTCGACGGACCGCAGCCTGATGACTTTCTCGATTACTACGCCCGCACGTCGAAAATGATGGGTTCGCATTGCGTGACGGATCGCTACGCGAAGTTCTGGCTGGCGGTGCAGGCGGAGGCGCGCAAGACCGACCCGGACGTCACACTCGTCGTCTATAACTACTTCAATTATTATTATTTTCCGTCCGCGGCGATCACGTTGAACGACCATATTCTGGTCGGATCGTATCCGTCGTCCGGCTGGTATCCGCGCTCGCCGGAGGAGAACGAATGGTTTCGCCGTCAATGGCAGGGCTGGGCGCGCACGGGCGCGAAGCTGTTTTCGCGCGGCAACTACTGTCTCGACGGGTATAACATGCCTTACGTGTATGCGCATCAGTTCGCCGACGAATTCAAGTTCCAGGTGAGCACAGGAATGGTCGCGACGGACTACGATGCCCTCACGGGACAGTGGAGCACGCAGGGGCCGAACATCTACTTGCTGATGCGGCTGCAGACCCGACCGGACGAAGATGCGGACCGCCTGCTGGAGGAGTATTACGGGGCGTTTGGCGCGGCGGCGGCGGAGGTGCGGGCTTATTTCAACTATTGGGAAGCGTATGTGGTGACGCAGCGCGAGCACACGAGTGCCGTGTTCGACGACATGAAGGCTTCGCGTTGGCGCTCGTGGGCGAAGGTGGCGCACGAGGTATTTCCCGCGGCCTCCTTCACGCCGGCGGAAAGATTGCTCGCGGCGGCCGCGGCGGCAGTGAAGGACGACGCGGAAGCGGCGCAGCGCGTGGAATTTTTAAGGCTGGGGCTGGTGCAGGCGAAACTTTGCTCACGGGTGGCGGGATTGCTCACGCTCGCGGATCCGCACGCGACGCCGGAACGCGGCGCTGCGGCATTGGCCGAGCTGGCGGCGTTTCGCCACGCGCACGAGCGCGAATGGATCGGCAACTTCAATCACTCCGCGTGGATCGAGGATGCGAGTTGGGTGTGGCCGGCCGCGAAGAGCAACCAATCGAACTGA